A single window of Gambusia affinis linkage group LG18, SWU_Gaff_1.0, whole genome shotgun sequence DNA harbors:
- the LOC122820251 gene encoding prostaglandin D2 receptor 2-like, with amino-acid sequence MAYVLPNNSVMPSQTCVAQNLTSMDIFTASVIGVVSVIGILENLLILAVVGFRVSRSIISIWILNLAASDLLATLTLPFFSLYHASGGSWILGATFCRIYSSVFFLNMFVSAFLLAAISLDRCLVVVRPVWAQNYRSTQLVGKICCVIWALAVLFTIPFFMFRDTITLSKGKCLCYYNYSRYLPSAPFDLKALCRQRKVGLAFMKLFFAFLIPLTIIIVSYVVVNSSLAQRGCRRPFRFVRLVIAVVVTFVLCWAPYHLFIVIEVMAPKSSPAQQVATKVLPISATIGFLNSVLNPILYVFSCPDLCRKIKHSLGAVMESVLAEDLAEYARRRSTVRSSISSSEYSMKKKCSVSALNPKDQAENTSNTDEI; translated from the coding sequence ATGGCCTACGTTCTTCCCAACAACTCTGTTATGCCAAGCCAAACATGTGTTGCACAAAACCTGACCTCAATGGACATTTTTACCGCCTCTGTCATTGGAGTCGTGTCTGTCATCGGCATCTTGGAAAACCTCCTCATCCTGGCAGTCGTGGGCTTCCGTGTCAGTCGCTCCATCATCAGCATCTGGATACTGAACCTGGCAGCGTCGGACCTCCTGGCCACATTAACCTTGCCCTTCTTCAGTCTCTACCATGCCTCTGGAGGGTCCTGGATCCTGGGTGCGACCTTCTGCCGCATCTATTCCTCTGTCTTTTTCCTCAACATGTTTGTCAGCGCCTTCCTGCTGGCCGCCATTTCTCTGGACCGCTGCCTGGTGGTGGTGCGACCCGTCTGGGCTCAAAACTACCGAAGCACACAGCTGGTGGGGAAGATTTGTTGTGTGATTTGGGCCTTAGCTGTACTCTTCACTATCCCTTTCTTTATGTTCCGTGACACCATCACCCTTTCAAAAGGCAAGTGTCTGTGCTACTACAATTACTCCCGCTATCTCCCAAGCGCACCCTTTGACCTTAAAGCTCTATGTAGGCAGCGCAAAGTGGGTTTGGCTTTTATGAAGCTGTTTTTTGCCTTCTTGATTCCTCTTACAATCATCATTGTCAGCTATGTCGTAGTGAATTCCAGCTTAGCACAAAGAGGTTGTCGCAGACCTTTCCGATTTGTTCGACTTGTGATAGCTGTGGTGGTGACCTTTGTCCTCTGCTGGGCTCCGTACCACCTTTTCATTGTCATAGAAGTGATGGCTCCCAAAAGCAGCCCTGCGCAGCAAGTGGCAACCAAAGTCCTTCCGATCTCAGCAACGATTGGCTTCCTCAATAGTGTCCTCAACCCCATCCTATACGTCTTCAGCTGCCCTGACTTGTGTCGTAAAATCAAGCATTCCCTCGGAGCGGTCATGGAGAGTGTCCTTGCCGAGGATCTGGCCGAGTATGCACGGCGTCGCAGCACCGTTCGCAGCTCCATCAGCAGCTCTGAATATTCCATGAAGAAGAAATGCTCAGTTTCTGCATTAAATCCGAAAGACCAGGCGGAAAATACCAGCAACACAGATGAGATctga